From one Nocardioides yefusunii genomic stretch:
- a CDS encoding Nif3-like dinuclear metal center hexameric protein — MPRLGDVVDLIHTWYPPHTADSWDAVGLVLGDPEDHVAKVMFAVDPTEEVAREAVAWGADLLVVHHPLFLKGVNSVAATTPKGRTLQTLARGGCALLAAHTNADQAVSGVSESMALALGLRDLRPIIAAPAEQLDKLTTYVPLADAERVRAALAEAGAGAIGDYDCCSFSTPGEGRFRPLDGAHPTIGEVGVAETVAEERIEVVLPRRRRTAVVKALLGAHPYEEPAWDVVEQADAGLSGTGTGRIGTIEEMTLREFASVVAKALPETATGVRVAGDPERSVRTVALCGGAGDFLLDRLASSDVDVYVTSDLRHHTAGEFLEKGGPALLDVAHWAAEWTWLPAVEARLTTHLGATVETRVSTLRTDPWRMLVQAE, encoded by the coding sequence ATGCCCCGCCTCGGTGACGTCGTCGACCTGATCCACACCTGGTACCCGCCGCACACGGCTGACTCCTGGGACGCCGTGGGCCTCGTGCTGGGCGACCCCGAGGACCACGTCGCGAAGGTGATGTTCGCCGTCGACCCCACCGAGGAGGTCGCCCGCGAAGCCGTCGCGTGGGGTGCCGACCTGCTGGTGGTCCACCACCCGCTCTTCCTCAAGGGCGTCAACTCCGTCGCCGCGACCACCCCCAAGGGCCGCACCCTGCAGACGCTGGCCCGCGGCGGGTGCGCCTTGCTCGCAGCCCACACGAACGCCGACCAGGCCGTCAGCGGAGTCAGCGAGTCGATGGCCCTGGCGCTGGGCCTGCGCGACCTGCGTCCGATCATCGCGGCACCGGCCGAGCAGCTCGACAAGCTGACCACCTACGTCCCGCTCGCCGACGCCGAGCGGGTGCGTGCTGCGCTCGCCGAGGCCGGCGCGGGAGCGATCGGCGACTACGACTGCTGCTCGTTCTCGACGCCCGGCGAGGGACGATTCCGTCCGCTCGACGGCGCTCACCCCACCATCGGTGAGGTCGGCGTCGCCGAGACCGTCGCCGAGGAGCGCATCGAGGTGGTGCTGCCGCGTCGTCGTCGCACCGCCGTGGTGAAGGCCCTCCTGGGCGCACACCCTTACGAGGAGCCCGCCTGGGACGTCGTCGAGCAGGCCGACGCCGGCCTGAGCGGCACCGGCACCGGCCGCATCGGCACGATCGAGGAGATGACGCTGCGCGAGTTCGCCTCCGTCGTGGCCAAGGCCCTGCCCGAGACCGCCACCGGGGTGCGCGTGGCCGGAGACCCCGAGCGCAGCGTCCGCACCGTTGCGCTCTGCGGCGGGGCCGGAGACTTCCTCCTCGACCGCCTCGCCAGCAGCGACGTCGACGTCTACGTGACCTCCGACCTGCGCCACCACACCGCAGGCGAGTTCTTGGAGAAGGGCGGCCCGGCGCTGCTCGACGTCGCCCACTGGGCGGCGGAGTGGACGTGGTTGCCGGCCGTCGAGGCGCGACTCACGACACATCTGGGCGCTACGGTGGAGACCCGTGTTTCCACGCTGCGCACAGATCCGTGGAGAATGCTGGTCCAGGCTGAGTGA
- a CDS encoding AMP-binding protein, giving the protein MSRATDISTTLKVLRSARVVRPINPVALGRIVRTVRTWGTGPAGGFAQQVHTRPDAAAIVDELGEVTFAQLQSRTNALAHALAERGVKERDQVAVMVRNHRGFVEASIAVAKLGADLLYLNTAFAAPQLIDVVAREKPVLVIHDQEFTSMLAEASVERRVVAWVDDATTVGEHLEQLIAGGPTADLTPPQHHARTIILTSGTTGTPKGAPRKEAGINNGVSLMSRLPLRSEWRTHVAAPLFHTWGLAHMYMAMLLGSTLVLRRRFDPEEALRSLQDDRCESFIVIPVMLQRILALPADVRAKYDTARLEVVAASGSSLPGDLAVEWMDAFGDNLYNIYGSTEVAYASIATPEDLRAAPESAGRPPFATTVKILDDHRREVPDGESGLIFVGNKMLFDGYTGGGNKELADGLMATGDVGRFDAAGRLYVEGRDDEMIVSGGENVFPREVEDCLTRHDAVVEAAAVGVDDPDYGRRLRAFVVLVDDVAVADERILKDWVRTNLARYKVPREIVFLDELPRNATGKVLKRVLAAQP; this is encoded by the coding sequence GTGAGCCGTGCAACCGACATTTCGACGACCCTGAAGGTCCTCCGCTCCGCGCGAGTGGTCCGCCCGATCAACCCTGTTGCACTGGGCAGGATCGTGCGGACGGTGAGGACCTGGGGGACGGGACCTGCAGGCGGATTCGCCCAGCAGGTGCACACCCGTCCCGATGCAGCCGCGATCGTGGACGAGCTGGGCGAGGTCACCTTCGCCCAGCTCCAGTCCCGCACCAATGCCCTGGCCCACGCCCTCGCCGAGCGGGGCGTGAAGGAACGCGACCAGGTCGCTGTCATGGTCCGCAACCACCGCGGCTTCGTCGAGGCGAGCATCGCGGTGGCCAAGTTGGGTGCCGACCTACTCTACCTCAACACCGCCTTCGCGGCCCCTCAGCTGATCGACGTCGTGGCGCGGGAGAAGCCCGTCCTGGTCATCCACGACCAGGAGTTCACCTCGATGCTGGCCGAGGCGTCCGTCGAGCGCCGCGTCGTGGCGTGGGTCGATGACGCCACGACCGTGGGGGAGCACCTCGAGCAGTTGATCGCTGGTGGTCCCACCGCTGACCTGACACCGCCGCAGCATCATGCGCGCACGATCATCCTCACCTCCGGCACGACCGGCACACCCAAGGGAGCTCCTCGCAAGGAGGCCGGGATCAACAACGGCGTCTCCCTGATGAGTCGACTCCCGCTGCGCTCGGAATGGCGCACCCACGTCGCCGCACCGCTGTTCCACACCTGGGGACTGGCGCACATGTACATGGCGATGCTGCTGGGATCGACCCTCGTGCTGCGTCGCAGGTTCGACCCTGAGGAAGCTCTGCGCTCCCTGCAGGACGACCGCTGTGAGTCGTTCATCGTCATCCCGGTGATGCTGCAGCGGATCCTCGCGCTGCCCGCCGACGTTCGGGCGAAGTACGACACCGCTCGCCTCGAGGTGGTCGCGGCGTCGGGTTCGTCCCTGCCCGGCGACCTCGCCGTGGAATGGATGGACGCCTTCGGTGACAACCTCTACAACATCTACGGCTCCACCGAGGTGGCCTACGCCTCGATCGCGACGCCGGAGGACCTGCGCGCCGCACCGGAGTCGGCCGGACGACCTCCGTTCGCCACCACGGTCAAGATCCTCGACGACCACCGTCGTGAAGTTCCCGACGGGGAGAGCGGGCTGATCTTCGTCGGGAACAAGATGCTCTTCGACGGCTACACCGGAGGCGGCAACAAGGAGCTCGCCGACGGGCTGATGGCCACCGGCGATGTCGGGCGGTTCGACGCCGCGGGGCGTCTGTACGTCGAGGGTCGCGACGACGAGATGATCGTCAGCGGCGGGGAGAACGTGTTCCCGCGTGAGGTCGAGGACTGTCTGACCAGGCACGACGCGGTGGTCGAGGCTGCCGCGGTGGGCGTCGACGACCCCGACTACGGGCGTCGTCTGCGGGCTTTCGTGGTGCTCGTCGACGACGTCGCCGTGGCCGACGAACGGATCCTCAAGGACTGGGTCCGCACCAACCTGGCCCGGTACAAGGTCCCTCGCGAGATCGTCTTCCTCGACGAGTTGCCCCGCAACGCGACCGGCAAGGTCCTCAAGCGAGTCCTGGCGGCCCAACCCTGA
- a CDS encoding response regulator transcription factor, giving the protein MANILIVEDEARIASFVSKGLTAQGYVVTVREDGPSGLDEALSGAHDLMVLDVGLPGMDGFEVLDALRGQGSRLPVIVLTARDSVTDTVAALEGGADDYMAKPFRFAELLARVKVRLRQAPGNDGASGPVADTLEAAGVRLDLRTRRARIGDTEVDLSSREFVLAEIFMRNAGHVLSREQLLDHVWGIDFDPGSNVVDVYVGYLRKKFGAGAISTVRGMGYRFER; this is encoded by the coding sequence GTGGCCAACATCCTGATCGTCGAGGACGAGGCGCGGATCGCGTCGTTCGTCTCCAAGGGCCTCACCGCCCAGGGGTACGTGGTCACCGTGCGCGAGGACGGCCCCTCCGGGCTCGACGAGGCCCTGTCGGGCGCCCACGACCTGATGGTGCTCGACGTGGGCCTGCCGGGCATGGACGGCTTCGAGGTGCTCGACGCCTTGCGCGGCCAGGGCAGCCGGCTGCCGGTGATCGTGCTGACCGCCCGCGACTCCGTCACCGACACCGTCGCCGCGCTGGAGGGTGGAGCCGACGACTACATGGCCAAACCGTTCCGGTTCGCCGAACTGCTGGCACGGGTGAAGGTGCGGCTGCGCCAGGCTCCCGGCAACGACGGCGCCTCCGGCCCGGTGGCCGACACCCTCGAAGCGGCGGGGGTGCGTCTGGACCTGCGCACCCGGCGGGCCCGGATCGGTGACACCGAGGTCGATCTCTCCTCGCGGGAGTTCGTGCTCGCGGAGATCTTCATGCGCAACGCCGGTCACGTGCTCTCGCGCGAACAACTGCTCGACCACGTCTGGGGCATCGACTTCGACCCCGGTTCCAACGTCGTCGACGTCTACGTCGGCTACCTGCGCAAGAAGTTCGGCGCCGGGGCGATCAGCACCGTGCGTGGCATGGGCTATCGCTTCGAGCGCTGA
- a CDS encoding HAD hydrolase family protein — translation MGTLVCDFDGTLCFDGHTVADDVVAALVSVAARHDVVIASARPPRDLLPVLPEQLRDIDLVGGNGALWRRAGVVDCLHFPEETRAALQDVIARRGTPVLVDGSWDFAYTGDGTHLVYSRVNRVDAQQVDMDDLEAWSKVLFFADDDALVAELSALDVVVNVHRSEGTLDVSPGSVDKATGLLRLWEGPRDFVAMGNDANDQSLFEVANWSWCVGDHEAGEWASDRVSPADVAATVLRAGELLDADLDVTALFGDDDFEVVTTSAQF, via the coding sequence GTGGGAACTCTTGTGTGCGACTTCGACGGAACTCTGTGCTTCGACGGCCACACCGTCGCTGACGACGTGGTGGCGGCGCTGGTCTCCGTGGCCGCCCGTCACGACGTGGTGATCGCCTCGGCCCGACCGCCCCGCGACCTGCTCCCGGTTCTCCCGGAGCAACTGCGTGACATCGACCTCGTCGGTGGCAACGGCGCCCTGTGGCGTCGCGCCGGCGTCGTCGACTGCCTGCACTTTCCCGAGGAGACCCGGGCAGCGCTGCAGGACGTCATCGCACGCCGTGGCACCCCCGTCCTCGTCGACGGCTCCTGGGACTTCGCCTACACCGGTGACGGCACCCACCTCGTCTACAGCCGGGTCAACCGGGTCGACGCCCAGCAGGTCGACATGGATGACCTCGAGGCGTGGTCGAAGGTGCTCTTCTTCGCCGACGACGACGCACTGGTCGCCGAACTCTCCGCGCTCGACGTCGTGGTCAACGTCCACCGCTCCGAGGGCACCCTCGACGTGTCGCCCGGCTCCGTCGACAAGGCGACCGGTCTGCTGCGTCTCTGGGAGGGGCCGCGCGACTTCGTGGCGATGGGCAACGACGCCAACGACCAGAGCCTCTTCGAGGTGGCGAACTGGTCGTGGTGCGTCGGTGACCACGAGGCAGGGGAGTGGGCCTCGGACCGCGTCAGCCCGGCCGACGTCGCTGCCACCGTGCTGCGGGCAGGCGAGCTCCTCGACGCCGACCTCGACGTGACCGCCCTCTTCGGCGACGACGACTTCGAGGTCGTGACCACGTCCGCCCAGTTCTGA
- a CDS encoding RNB domain-containing ribonuclease, which produces MTSPRLVRHGSLPTAAPEATGFPGEQQLRDGIAALRTELEVVEEFPAEVEETAARAAASPRLPELDRTDLEFVTIDPDGARDLDQAVHIARRSGEEADDGFVVHYAIADLGAFITPGDAVDVEANRRGQTLYGADSKIPLHPKVISEDAGSLLPDQVRPAALWTIELDAAGAVTTFRVERALVRSRAQLSYGQVQTALDADTLDALPSGAETVRLLREVGPLRLAAEAARGGVSLPLPEQEIVTGPQGWELVFRSMTPVEEWNAQISLLTGICAATTMVQARVGIVRTLPPAQDRDVQRLRRTAAGLGVAWDAGVSYPEFVRSLDPTIPSHAAVVLACTRLFRGSGYAAFTGGLPDGEMPEVVEHAAVASVYAHVTAPLRRLVDRYGTEVCLALHAGEPVPAWVLERLPELPATMRSTGSLAGKYERGVLDLTEAVVLQDRVGETFDAVVTEVEDDRPGRGDVTVAVPAVEARVRSEGDLPLGQKVRVQLAEADPVTRKVSFTHAP; this is translated from the coding sequence ATGACTTCTCCCCGTCTGGTGCGTCACGGATCTCTGCCCACCGCTGCTCCGGAGGCCACCGGTTTCCCCGGTGAGCAGCAGTTGCGTGACGGGATCGCCGCGCTGCGGACCGAACTCGAGGTGGTCGAGGAGTTCCCGGCCGAGGTGGAGGAGACCGCTGCACGGGCTGCTGCGTCGCCGCGGCTACCGGAGTTGGACCGCACCGACCTGGAGTTCGTCACGATCGACCCCGACGGTGCCCGTGACCTCGACCAGGCCGTGCACATCGCCCGCCGCTCCGGAGAGGAGGCCGACGACGGGTTCGTGGTGCACTACGCGATCGCCGACCTCGGAGCCTTCATCACGCCCGGTGACGCCGTCGACGTCGAGGCCAACCGGCGCGGCCAGACCCTCTACGGCGCCGACTCGAAGATCCCGCTGCACCCGAAGGTGATCTCCGAGGACGCCGGTTCGCTGCTGCCTGACCAAGTCCGTCCGGCAGCGCTGTGGACGATCGAACTCGACGCCGCAGGTGCCGTGACCACCTTCCGGGTGGAACGCGCCCTGGTGCGCTCGCGGGCACAGCTCTCCTACGGGCAGGTGCAGACCGCGCTCGACGCCGACACCCTCGACGCCCTGCCGTCCGGAGCGGAGACGGTGCGGCTACTGCGTGAGGTCGGCCCGCTGCGCCTCGCCGCCGAGGCGGCCCGGGGTGGGGTCAGCCTTCCTCTGCCTGAGCAGGAGATCGTGACCGGGCCCCAGGGCTGGGAGTTGGTCTTCCGGTCGATGACGCCGGTGGAGGAGTGGAACGCCCAGATCTCGCTGCTCACCGGGATCTGCGCTGCCACCACGATGGTGCAGGCGCGCGTCGGGATCGTCCGCACGCTGCCGCCTGCCCAGGACCGCGACGTCCAGCGTCTGCGTCGGACTGCAGCTGGGCTGGGGGTCGCGTGGGACGCAGGTGTCAGTTACCCCGAGTTCGTCCGCTCCCTGGACCCCACGATCCCGTCCCACGCGGCCGTCGTCCTGGCCTGCACCCGCCTCTTCCGCGGCTCCGGCTACGCGGCATTCACCGGTGGACTGCCGGACGGTGAGATGCCCGAGGTGGTGGAGCATGCAGCGGTCGCGTCGGTCTACGCCCATGTCACCGCGCCGCTCCGGCGTCTCGTCGACCGCTACGGCACGGAGGTCTGCCTCGCGCTGCACGCCGGAGAACCCGTGCCGGCATGGGTGCTCGAGCGCCTGCCCGAGCTGCCCGCGACGATGCGCTCGACGGGATCGTTGGCCGGCAAGTACGAACGCGGCGTCCTTGACCTCACCGAAGCCGTCGTCCTGCAGGACCGGGTGGGAGAGACGTTCGACGCGGTGGTCACCGAGGTCGAGGACGACCGTCCCGGACGGGGTGATGTCACCGTCGCGGTCCCGGCCGTCGAGGCCCGCGTCCGTTCCGAAGGCGATCTTCCGCTGGGCCAGAAGGTGCGCGTGCAGCTCGCCGAGGCCGACCCCGTGACGCGGAAGGTCTCCTTCACCCATGCCCCGTGA
- a CDS encoding serine/threonine-protein kinase — translation MTASAAEPRRRPDLDVGDRITPDLTAVRLLGGGSAFEAWLAFDELTHLPVVVKVLRPDLRSNAVAREALAREVRALAEINHPVVVRGLRHDLEGERPHVVLENIDGPRLSTLVRRYGPLQPQQYLTLGIDLAAALHYLGRTGWVHLDVKPSNIIMGAPARLIDLSVARRATDAAALTTPVGTDPWMAPEQCAPREWAVPGAASDVWALGATLHTAISGTRPFPDASPENRFPQLALAPTRLDARVPAPVREVVEACLALRCEDRPQAAEIADALEPVLAAQPVGQLTYRVR, via the coding sequence ATGACCGCCTCCGCCGCCGAGCCCCGTCGTCGTCCTGACCTGGACGTCGGTGACCGCATCACGCCCGACCTGACCGCAGTGCGGTTGCTCGGCGGCGGGTCCGCATTCGAGGCCTGGCTCGCCTTCGACGAACTCACCCACCTGCCGGTGGTGGTGAAGGTGCTGCGCCCCGATCTGCGCAGCAACGCAGTCGCACGTGAGGCCCTGGCGCGCGAGGTCCGGGCGCTGGCCGAGATCAACCATCCCGTCGTCGTGCGCGGCCTGCGACACGACCTCGAGGGAGAACGTCCCCACGTCGTCCTGGAGAACATCGACGGCCCGCGGCTCTCCACGCTGGTGCGCCGCTACGGACCCCTGCAGCCGCAGCAGTACCTGACGCTCGGCATCGACCTCGCAGCCGCCCTGCACTACCTGGGGCGCACCGGCTGGGTCCACCTGGACGTGAAGCCGTCCAACATCATCATGGGCGCCCCTGCCCGTCTGATCGACCTGTCGGTGGCCCGTCGGGCCACCGACGCCGCAGCCCTCACCACCCCGGTGGGCACCGACCCGTGGATGGCACCCGAACAGTGCGCTCCACGGGAATGGGCCGTGCCCGGAGCAGCCAGTGACGTGTGGGCGCTCGGGGCGACGCTGCACACCGCGATCAGCGGGACGCGTCCGTTTCCCGACGCCTCGCCCGAGAACAGGTTCCCGCAGCTGGCACTGGCCCCGACGCGCCTGGACGCCCGGGTCCCCGCGCCGGTGCGTGAGGTCGTGGAGGCCTGCCTCGCGCTGCGCTGCGAGGACCGCCCGCAGGCGGCCGAGATCGCGGACGCCCTCGAACCGGTGCTCGCGGCCCAGCCGGTCGGCCAGCTGACCTACCGAGTGCGTTGA
- a CDS encoding sensor histidine kinase produces the protein MNDTTELPAVPDDLPGDDLSSPGQARSLAASRSRQARLVKAVRSPSVRTRLTTSMAVLTALALLAAGVVIWTLESNRRHAATVDDASQQISELRSFAASGTDPETGEAFADATDLVSTFMGRSVPGPGEMLALWDGVTVPLVTASKHRRVVREDAFVDAVSGLAGVGGSAEVDTAAGPALVTVQPVSTTSAAEATTALVVVSFLDEQRDALISLMRTYTVVSLLALLLITGIAAWQSRRLLMPLRRLASAAREVSGSDLSSRVPETGNDDLTDLARTVNAMLDRLETSFEGQRRFLDDAGHELRTPLTVLSGHLELLDPDDADEVAATRDLLLDEVDRMSRLVDDLILLTKSRRPDFVTPTPTDLDDLVASVLTKARPLAPRDWRLAPLPAVQAEVDAQRITQALLQLVDNAIKHTGDGDVITLGCDDHANGTVSVWVADTGDGIAPEHRELVLQRFGRSATRPGDEGFGLGLSIVAAIADAHGGTVRLEDTPGGGATVTLDLPVHHLPAAAPQEHSWPTS, from the coding sequence GTGAACGACACCACCGAACTCCCAGCCGTCCCTGACGACCTGCCCGGCGACGACCTGTCGAGCCCGGGCCAGGCACGGTCCCTCGCCGCGTCCCGCTCCCGTCAGGCGCGTCTGGTCAAGGCCGTGCGTTCGCCTTCGGTGCGAACCCGCCTGACGACGTCGATGGCGGTGCTCACCGCCCTGGCGCTGCTGGCGGCCGGTGTCGTCATCTGGACTCTGGAGAGCAACCGCCGCCATGCAGCGACCGTCGACGACGCCTCCCAGCAGATCTCCGAACTGCGTTCCTTCGCGGCCTCCGGCACCGACCCCGAGACCGGTGAAGCGTTCGCCGACGCCACCGACCTGGTCTCGACGTTCATGGGCCGCAGCGTCCCGGGCCCGGGCGAGATGCTGGCCCTCTGGGACGGCGTGACGGTGCCGCTGGTGACCGCCTCCAAGCACCGTCGCGTGGTGCGCGAGGACGCCTTCGTCGACGCGGTCTCCGGTCTCGCCGGCGTCGGCGGGTCGGCGGAGGTCGACACTGCTGCCGGGCCCGCGCTGGTCACCGTGCAGCCGGTCTCCACCACGAGCGCGGCGGAAGCGACGACCGCACTGGTGGTGGTCTCGTTCCTCGACGAGCAACGCGATGCCCTGATCTCGTTGATGCGCACCTACACCGTGGTCTCGTTGCTGGCGCTGCTCCTGATCACCGGCATCGCAGCGTGGCAGAGCCGCAGGCTGCTGATGCCGCTGCGTCGTCTGGCCTCCGCGGCCCGTGAGGTCAGCGGCAGCGACCTGTCGAGCCGCGTCCCCGAGACCGGGAACGACGACCTCACCGACCTCGCACGCACGGTCAACGCAATGCTGGACCGCCTGGAGACCTCCTTCGAGGGTCAGCGACGTTTCCTCGACGACGCCGGGCACGAGCTCCGCACTCCGTTGACCGTGCTCTCGGGCCACCTCGAGCTCCTCGATCCCGACGACGCGGACGAGGTCGCGGCGACCCGTGACCTGCTGCTCGACGAGGTCGACCGGATGAGCCGTCTCGTCGACGACCTGATCCTGCTGACCAAGAGCCGACGTCCGGACTTCGTCACCCCTACCCCCACTGACCTCGACGATCTGGTGGCCTCGGTGCTCACCAAGGCGCGCCCTCTGGCCCCCCGCGACTGGCGTCTGGCCCCCCTCCCGGCGGTGCAGGCCGAGGTCGACGCCCAGCGCATCACCCAGGCGCTGCTGCAGCTCGTCGACAACGCGATCAAGCACACCGGGGACGGGGACGTCATCACGCTGGGCTGTGACGATCACGCGAACGGCACGGTCAGCGTGTGGGTCGCCGACACCGGCGACGGCATCGCTCCCGAGCACCGCGAACTGGTGCTGCAACGCTTCGGCCGTTCGGCCACCCGTCCCGGCGACGAGGGCTTCGGTCTGGGTCTCTCGATCGTCGCTGCGATCGCCGACGCCCACGGGGGTACGGTGCGGCTGGAGGACACTCCCGGCGGCGGCGCCACCGTCACCCTCGACCTCCCCGTCCACCACCTTCCCGCCGCAGCACCCCAGGAGCACTCGTGGCCAACATCCTGA
- the yaaA gene encoding peroxide stress protein YaaA — protein MLILLPPSEGKFAPTRGKNLDLDTLSHPSLTAARSQVLDALVTLCSVSDEAGTDAAAATLGLGPKQRDLVARNASLREAATARADAVYTGVLYDALNFETLSAAAKRRATTRVGIASALFGLLSPADRIPAYRLSGDATLPGVGALGSVWRPVLGEAVEATNGDGLLVDLRSGMYANLWRPATADPEKVAGVRVLHQHNGQRKVVSHFNKATKGRIVRALMEDGGTPRTTTEFADALRDLGWYVETGKVSKKGTELDVVVHEI, from the coding sequence GTGCTGATCCTGTTGCCGCCCAGCGAGGGCAAGTTCGCTCCCACCCGGGGCAAGAACCTCGATCTCGACACCCTCTCCCACCCGTCGCTGACGGCGGCACGCTCCCAGGTGCTCGACGCCCTGGTGACGCTGTGCTCGGTCTCCGACGAGGCCGGGACCGACGCTGCAGCTGCGACGCTGGGGCTCGGCCCCAAGCAGCGCGACCTGGTGGCTCGCAACGCGTCGCTGCGTGAGGCCGCGACCGCACGCGCCGACGCCGTCTACACCGGTGTGCTCTACGACGCCCTCAACTTCGAGACCCTCTCGGCGGCTGCGAAGCGCCGCGCCACCACCCGGGTGGGGATCGCCTCGGCGCTCTTCGGCCTGCTCTCCCCCGCCGACCGGATCCCCGCCTACCGCCTCTCCGGAGACGCGACACTCCCGGGCGTCGGTGCGCTGGGCAGCGTCTGGCGTCCGGTGCTGGGTGAGGCTGTCGAGGCCACGAACGGCGACGGCCTGCTGGTCGACCTGCGCTCGGGCATGTACGCCAACCTGTGGCGTCCCGCGACCGCCGACCCCGAGAAGGTGGCCGGCGTGCGGGTCCTGCATCAGCACAACGGTCAGCGCAAGGTGGTCAGCCACTTCAACAAGGCGACCAAGGGGCGCATCGTCAGGGCGCTGATGGAGGACGGCGGCACCCCGCGCACCACCACCGAGTTCGCCGACGCTCTGCGCGACCTGGGCTGGTACGTCGAGACCGGCAAGGTCAGCAAGAAGGGCACCGAGCTCGACGTCGTCGTCCACGAGATCTGA
- a CDS encoding peroxiredoxin — MSGLICGGPAPDFTLRDQFGQDVSLADFRGRKAVAVLFFPFAFSGVCTGEMAGVRDRLAEFMTFETEVLAISCDPVYSLRAFSDGDGLNFPLLSDFWPHGEVSRAYEVFDEAKGMPRRSSYVIDKEGLIRWSVHNAMPQGRDLDEHLRQLDAALTPLHA, encoded by the coding sequence ATGAGTGGACTGATCTGTGGCGGACCGGCACCCGACTTCACCCTGCGCGACCAGTTCGGGCAGGACGTGAGCCTCGCGGACTTCCGAGGACGCAAGGCCGTGGCCGTGTTGTTCTTCCCGTTCGCCTTCTCCGGTGTGTGCACCGGCGAGATGGCCGGGGTCCGGGACCGTCTGGCGGAGTTCATGACCTTCGAGACCGAGGTTCTGGCAATCTCCTGCGACCCGGTGTACTCGTTGCGTGCCTTCTCCGACGGCGACGGCCTCAACTTCCCGCTGCTCAGCGACTTCTGGCCGCACGGTGAGGTGAGCCGCGCCTACGAGGTGTTCGACGAGGCCAAGGGCATGCCGCGACGTTCCTCCTACGTCATCGACAAGGAGGGACTGATTCGCTGGTCGGTCCACAACGCGATGCCTCAAGGACGCGACCTGGACGAGCACCTGCGCCAGTTGGACGCTGCCCTCACGCCCCTGCACGCGTGA
- a CDS encoding zinc ribbon domain-containing protein, producing MKLLEIQEIDSRLLQLRHRRNTLPQLAEIAGLADQHEEVVNRFRDAQILVEDLEIDAAKAESDVEQVRVRRERDRKRVDEGLVPAKDLTRLNYELESLERRVTTLEDEQLEVMENLEQARAALEQVTQELTAFEQRVADLEAERDAEWAEIDKQIKAVEITRGPATAGMPENLMALYDRMREQKAGLGAALLTRRECGGCRLTLDHDAIEEARAAAPDDVVRCEECSRILVRNEESGL from the coding sequence TTGAAGCTGCTCGAGATCCAGGAGATCGACTCCCGACTCCTGCAGCTGCGTCACCGACGCAACACGCTGCCGCAGCTCGCTGAGATCGCCGGCCTGGCCGACCAGCACGAAGAGGTCGTCAACCGCTTCCGCGATGCGCAGATCCTGGTCGAGGACCTCGAGATCGATGCCGCCAAGGCCGAGTCCGACGTCGAGCAGGTGCGGGTCCGCCGCGAGCGCGACCGCAAGCGGGTCGACGAGGGCCTCGTCCCCGCGAAGGACCTCACCCGCCTCAACTACGAGCTGGAGTCGCTGGAGCGTCGTGTCACGACCCTCGAGGACGAGCAGCTCGAGGTGATGGAGAACCTCGAGCAGGCCCGTGCCGCGCTCGAGCAGGTCACCCAGGAGCTCACCGCCTTCGAGCAGCGTGTCGCCGACCTCGAGGCCGAGCGTGACGCCGAGTGGGCCGAGATCGACAAGCAGATCAAGGCTGTCGAGATCACCCGTGGTCCCGCCACCGCAGGCATGCCGGAGAACCTGATGGCTCTCTACGACCGGATGCGTGAGCAGAAGGCCGGCCTCGGCGCCGCCCTGCTGACGCGTCGTGAGTGCGGCGGCTGCCGCCTCACCCTCGACCACGACGCGATCGAGGAGGCCCGCGCGGCCGCGCCCGACGACGTCGTGCGGTGCGAGGAGTGCTCGCGCATCCTGGTCCGCAACGAGGAGTCCGGTCTCTGA